One Halioglobus japonicus DNA segment encodes these proteins:
- a CDS encoding DUF2007 domain-containing protein, producing MKKVYTSENRFYVGNIRNLLEAQGIASDLRNEHVSSATGEVPVFDAWPELWVEERDFERAQYIVEQALSPVDATPWLCPQCREENDPAFEFCWNCQAEAPASDT from the coding sequence ATGAAAAAAGTCTATACCAGTGAAAATCGCTTCTATGTCGGGAATATCCGCAATCTCCTTGAAGCCCAGGGTATTGCCAGCGACTTGCGCAATGAGCATGTCTCCAGTGCGACAGGCGAAGTACCGGTGTTTGATGCCTGGCCCGAGCTGTGGGTCGAAGAGCGCGACTTTGAGCGCGCGCAGTATATTGTCGAGCAGGCCCTGAGTCCCGTCGATGCTACCCCATGGCTCTGCCCTCAGTGTCGGGAAGAGAATGACCCTGCCTTCGAATTTTGTTGGAACTGTCAGGCGGAGGCCCCGGCCAGTGACACCTGA
- a CDS encoding iron chaperone yields MTPEVNAYLQALPDNRRARITGLIDMIAALYPDALLDLKYRMPAFSQGDGWVSVGSQKHYVSLYACSAEHLAAFRELHPGVKGGKGRLNFRDRDDIALDDLKQVVRSAMEQ; encoded by the coding sequence GTGACACCTGAAGTGAACGCTTATTTGCAGGCATTGCCCGACAACCGGCGAGCACGCATCACCGGTCTGATCGATATGATTGCGGCCCTGTATCCAGATGCGTTGCTTGATTTGAAATACCGGATGCCGGCGTTCAGTCAGGGCGATGGTTGGGTCTCAGTGGGCAGTCAGAAGCACTATGTTTCCCTGTATGCCTGTTCTGCAGAGCATCTTGCAGCCTTTCGCGAGCTGCACCCAGGCGTCAAAGGTGGCAAGGGCCGTCTCAACTTTCGCGATCGTGACGATATTGCCCTGGACGATCTCAAGCAGGTGGTGCGCTCGGCTATGGAGCAGTGA
- a CDS encoding GNAT family acetyltransferase yields MDIRQFAEADEAAVIELWRDCGLLAPQNNPQRDIARKLQVGRELFLVGEIDGQIVASVMGGYEGHRGWVNYLAVSNEHRRKGYGVVLMRQIEALLLERGCPKLNLQVRRTNEAVLAFYHAMGYGEDEVVSLGKRLIPDKSAE; encoded by the coding sequence ATGGATATTCGACAATTTGCAGAGGCTGACGAAGCGGCGGTGATTGAGCTGTGGCGGGATTGTGGCCTGCTGGCGCCGCAGAACAATCCGCAGCGGGATATTGCCCGCAAGCTGCAGGTTGGTCGTGAGCTGTTTCTGGTGGGTGAGATTGACGGTCAGATTGTCGCCTCAGTTATGGGCGGCTACGAAGGTCATCGCGGTTGGGTGAATTACCTTGCGGTGAGCAACGAGCACCGGCGCAAGGGCTACGGTGTGGTGTTAATGCGCCAGATAGAGGCACTGCTACTCGAGCGCGGTTGCCCCAAACTTAACCTCCAGGTGCGGCGCACCAACGAGGCGGTGCTCGCCTTTTATCATGCCATGGGCTATGGCGAAGATGAGGTGGTCAGCCTCGGCAAACGCCTGATTCCCGACAAATCGGCAGAGTGA
- a CDS encoding zinc ribbon domain-containing protein YjdM produces the protein MSGLPPCPACGSTYTYEDRDQFVCPECAHEWPQVAAAEENDARVIKDANGNPLTDGDTVAVIKDLKVKGSSSVVKVGTKVKNIRLVDGDHDIDCKIDGIGAMKLKSQFVKKA, from the coding sequence ATGAGTGGACTACCCCCTTGCCCCGCGTGCGGCTCTACCTATACCTACGAAGACCGCGACCAGTTCGTGTGTCCAGAGTGTGCCCACGAGTGGCCGCAGGTGGCAGCGGCCGAAGAGAACGACGCCAGGGTCATCAAGGACGCCAACGGCAATCCCCTGACTGACGGCGACACGGTTGCCGTGATCAAGGATCTCAAAGTGAAAGGCTCGTCCTCGGTGGTCAAAGTAGGCACCAAGGTAAAGAATATCCGGCTTGTAGATGGCGATCATGATATCGACTGCAAGATCGACGGCATTGGCGCCATGAAGCTGAAGTCGCAGTTTGTGAAAAAAGCCTAG
- a CDS encoding universal stress protein, producing MDLNRFLVVYDPTGEEQPALERAAAIAAEIDASLHLFACIHGDKAGIERDTEEAQQQMAALQATLDTHLAPIAAAGTATSSEVEWGKDWYHAVVNAAARINADMVFKSSFKHSTSHRLLTSTSDWTLIRECMSPVLLVKKATPPPVPRILAGIDINVRTESYEKLNEHILDLSLRLVASDMAEVHVVNAFPDFRLKPDRRKLMEVAGVDSEHVHIKLGEPDKVIVDVARSIDASMVIVGNSHRSGIAALMNGNTAEKILDKLDCNVLAMP from the coding sequence ATGGACTTAAACCGGTTTCTGGTCGTCTACGACCCCACCGGGGAAGAGCAACCCGCGCTGGAGCGTGCAGCGGCCATCGCCGCTGAAATCGACGCCAGCCTGCACCTGTTCGCCTGCATCCACGGCGACAAGGCAGGCATTGAGCGCGACACGGAGGAAGCACAGCAACAAATGGCTGCCCTGCAGGCCACGCTCGACACACACCTGGCTCCCATTGCCGCTGCCGGCACCGCCACCAGCAGCGAAGTGGAATGGGGCAAAGACTGGTACCACGCCGTGGTTAACGCAGCCGCACGCATCAATGCTGACATGGTGTTCAAATCATCCTTCAAGCACTCGACCAGCCACAGACTGCTGACATCAACCTCAGACTGGACGCTGATCCGGGAGTGCATGAGCCCGGTATTGCTGGTGAAGAAAGCCACGCCGCCACCGGTGCCCCGCATCCTCGCCGGTATCGATATCAATGTGCGCACCGAGAGCTACGAAAAACTGAATGAGCACATTCTCGACCTGAGCCTCCGTCTGGTCGCCAGCGACATGGCCGAAGTACACGTGGTAAATGCCTTTCCCGACTTTCGCCTGAAGCCGGATCGGAGGAAACTGATGGAAGTCGCCGGCGTCGACAGCGAGCACGTTCACATCAAGCTGGGTGAGCCGGACAAGGTCATTGTCGATGTAGCCAGAAGTATCGATGCGAGTATGGTCATCGTCGGCAACTCACACCGCTCGGGCATTGCTGCACTGATGAACGGCAATACCGCCGAGAAGATCCTCGACAAGCTCGACTGCAACGTGCTGGCGATGCCCTAG
- a CDS encoding Y-family DNA polymerase, with product MSLWLCLRFHLLPLKCLERTEERAVVVLEKQRVLRANDCAAAAGVREGMKPATVRALVGDDPLQLLERDTAAEARCLQQLCCWAYSITPSLHSWHGDCLQLEIGSCLALYRGLPPLLEEVRRGLASRGFSACFALAPTPKAAWLLSFADEADALAAETPLEQRLASLPLTLLQEHTGPVDSLRRAGLHTLGDILALPQAALGRRCGKAFITFLQQVLGKQEELHPDYQPPSRFDDEYWFGYEVKANDELQPAMQLLLQSLCKFLRNTQLQTAEICWQLIGIDHSLRKLQVRSTSSHSDWKSWFSLTLIHLDRLELQTGVEGIALECSELRTGDLDNLDLFNPRKQKEPLASLLDRLRSRLGLQAVEQVGCRDEHLPEHALHTCSERPAGGNAGATSLQRPFWLMPQPQELERRQNALHWQGRLELIYGPERIEDNWWQQPVSRDYYIARGHHGEHYWVFRDRLARAWFMHGIFA from the coding sequence ATGAGCCTGTGGTTGTGCCTGCGCTTTCACCTGCTGCCCCTGAAATGCCTTGAGCGCACAGAGGAGCGCGCCGTGGTGGTACTGGAGAAACAACGCGTGCTCCGGGCCAATGATTGTGCCGCAGCCGCGGGGGTGCGCGAAGGCATGAAACCGGCCACCGTGCGAGCCCTGGTCGGTGATGACCCACTCCAGCTACTGGAGCGCGATACAGCCGCTGAGGCCCGCTGCCTGCAGCAACTGTGTTGCTGGGCCTATAGCATCACCCCCAGCCTGCACAGCTGGCACGGCGACTGCCTGCAACTTGAAATCGGCAGCTGCCTGGCGCTGTACCGCGGCCTGCCACCCCTGCTGGAAGAGGTGCGACGCGGTTTGGCCAGCCGGGGATTCAGCGCCTGCTTCGCTCTCGCACCCACTCCCAAGGCAGCCTGGTTGCTCTCCTTTGCCGATGAAGCCGACGCTCTGGCGGCAGAGACACCCCTGGAGCAACGCCTGGCCAGCCTGCCCCTGACCCTGTTGCAGGAGCACACCGGCCCGGTGGATTCCCTGCGACGGGCCGGCCTGCACACTCTGGGCGACATACTCGCCCTCCCTCAGGCAGCCCTCGGCAGACGCTGCGGTAAAGCCTTCATAACATTCCTGCAACAGGTACTGGGCAAACAGGAAGAACTGCACCCGGATTACCAGCCTCCCTCGCGCTTCGACGACGAGTACTGGTTTGGTTACGAGGTAAAAGCCAATGACGAACTGCAGCCGGCCATGCAGTTACTGCTGCAATCGCTGTGCAAGTTCCTGCGCAATACCCAGCTGCAAACCGCAGAAATCTGCTGGCAGCTGATCGGCATTGATCACTCCCTGCGCAAGCTTCAGGTGCGCAGCACCAGCAGTCACAGCGACTGGAAAAGCTGGTTCAGCCTGACCCTGATTCACTTGGACCGACTGGAACTGCAAACCGGCGTGGAGGGCATTGCCCTGGAGTGCAGCGAATTACGCACCGGCGACCTGGACAACCTCGATTTGTTTAACCCGCGCAAACAGAAAGAACCCCTGGCCAGCCTGCTTGACCGCTTGCGCAGCCGCCTCGGGCTACAGGCCGTGGAACAGGTCGGCTGCCGCGATGAACACCTGCCTGAACACGCCCTGCACACCTGCAGTGAACGCCCTGCTGGCGGCAACGCCGGTGCCACCAGCCTGCAGCGACCGTTCTGGCTAATGCCCCAGCCACAAGAGCTCGAGCGCCGCCAGAACGCCCTGCACTGGCAGGGCAGACTGGAACTGATTTACGGCCCGGAACGTATCGAGGATAACTGGTGGCAGCAGCCTGTAAGTCGCGACTACTACATTGCCCGCGGGCATCACGGCGAACACTACTGGGTGTTTCGCGATCGCCTGGCGCGGGCCTGGTTTATGCACGGTATCTTCGCCTGA
- a CDS encoding O-acetyl-ADP-ribose deacetylase codes for MTVHLALGDITRAEVDAVVNAANEGMLGGGGVDGAIHRAAGPALLQACRDVPATNGVRCPTGEARITDAGALTARYVIHTVGPVYASATNPPALLSAAYRNSYQLALQHDCHSLAVPAISCGVYGYPLEEAAAIAVAVSTDAAFADLDIHFYLFSQPVYDAWRSALAHHQG; via the coding sequence GTGACTGTGCACCTGGCTTTGGGTGATATTACCCGGGCCGAAGTGGATGCTGTGGTGAATGCGGCCAATGAGGGCATGCTCGGTGGCGGGGGTGTCGACGGCGCCATCCACAGGGCCGCAGGCCCTGCCCTGCTCCAGGCCTGTCGCGATGTCCCCGCCACCAATGGCGTCCGCTGCCCCACCGGTGAAGCCCGCATTACCGATGCCGGGGCACTCACCGCACGCTATGTCATCCACACGGTGGGGCCGGTTTACGCCAGCGCCACCAACCCACCAGCCCTGCTGAGCGCAGCGTATCGCAACAGCTACCAGCTCGCCCTGCAACACGATTGCCACTCCCTGGCCGTACCGGCGATCTCCTGTGGGGTGTACGGCTACCCGCTGGAAGAAGCGGCAGCCATCGCCGTGGCGGTAAGCACCGATGCCGCCTTTGCTGACCTGGACATTCATTTCTACCTCTTCAGCCAGCCGGTATACGACGCCTGGCGCTCAGCCCTGGCCCACCATCAGGGCTAG
- a CDS encoding DUF2788 domain-containing protein: protein MDEWLTEYGVTIGVSALILFMMFIVWDLAKRSNAGRFGTIILYIGLAMGMFGFAIKFVISYLLENAGGVG, encoded by the coding sequence GTGGATGAGTGGCTGACAGAGTACGGCGTCACCATCGGGGTGTCCGCCCTTATTCTCTTTATGATGTTCATTGTGTGGGACCTGGCCAAGCGCAGTAACGCGGGCAGGTTCGGCACCATCATTCTGTATATTGGCCTGGCCATGGGTATGTTCGGCTTTGCCATCAAGTTTGTGATTTCCTACCTGCTGGAAAATGCCGGAGGCGTTGGGTGA
- a CDS encoding OsmC family protein, whose protein sequence is MQDFPHHYHVNATAQVTGNVAINSGAMPPLASAPPAEFGGPGDQWSPEHLLMASVADCFALTFRAIAAASKLEWSDLAADAEGVLDRVERVTQFTAIAVKATLTVPAGVDEAKAQRILHKAEDACLITNSLSADTHLETAIIAAS, encoded by the coding sequence ATGCAAGATTTCCCCCACCACTATCACGTCAACGCCACCGCCCAGGTGACTGGTAATGTCGCTATCAATAGCGGCGCTATGCCACCGCTGGCCTCCGCACCACCGGCGGAATTCGGCGGCCCTGGCGACCAGTGGTCGCCAGAACATTTACTCATGGCCTCGGTGGCGGACTGCTTTGCACTCACCTTCCGAGCCATTGCCGCCGCCTCCAAGCTGGAATGGAGCGACCTGGCCGCCGACGCCGAGGGCGTGCTTGACCGGGTAGAGCGGGTCACCCAATTTACCGCAATTGCCGTCAAGGCCACGCTGACCGTGCCCGCCGGTGTCGACGAGGCCAAGGCCCAGCGCATACTGCACAAGGCCGAAGATGCCTGCCTGATCACCAACTCACTCAGTGCCGACACCCATCTGGAAACTGCTATAATCGCCGCCTCCTGA
- the imuA gene encoding translesion DNA synthesis-associated protein ImuA, with product MNQALQQVINRNDTWRGNFTALSADGDRHWHAGNNRNDNTLGTGYSTLDKELRDGGWSLGNTVEVLSDGCGMGAMGLFLPAMETLSAEGRWQVFIAPPFTPYAPLLKARGINTEQILLVHPKSREDLLWATEQALRSSTSSAVFSWLGAHEYSYGELRKLQLAAADSDSLAVLFRPHSAARNHAPAGLRLQIREYRKVHILKQRGGNQYLDVALPPAEDIPEQPQLWEVPTWQDSPQQQPAFSFA from the coding sequence ATGAACCAGGCTCTGCAGCAAGTCATCAATCGCAACGACACCTGGCGCGGCAACTTCACCGCCCTGTCCGCCGATGGCGATCGCCACTGGCATGCCGGTAACAACCGGAACGACAACACCCTGGGCACCGGTTACAGCACCCTCGACAAAGAGTTGCGCGATGGCGGCTGGTCGCTGGGAAACACTGTGGAAGTGCTCAGTGATGGCTGTGGCATGGGCGCCATGGGCCTGTTTCTGCCTGCCATGGAAACCCTGAGCGCCGAGGGCCGCTGGCAGGTCTTCATCGCCCCACCTTTTACGCCCTACGCGCCGCTGCTCAAGGCCCGCGGTATTAACACCGAGCAAATCCTGCTGGTGCACCCGAAAAGCCGCGAAGATTTGCTGTGGGCCACCGAACAGGCCCTGCGCAGCAGCACCAGCAGCGCCGTGTTCAGCTGGTTGGGTGCCCACGAATACAGCTACGGTGAACTGCGTAAATTACAGCTGGCCGCCGCCGACAGCGACAGCCTGGCCGTGTTATTCCGCCCCCACAGTGCCGCCCGTAACCATGCGCCGGCAGGCCTGCGTCTGCAAATACGTGAATACCGTAAGGTACATATTCTCAAGCAGCGCGGCGGCAACCAGTATCTCGATGTAGCCCTGCCACCGGCCGAGGATATCCCGGAACAACCCCAGCTGTGGGAAGTACCCACCTGGCAGGACAGCCCCCAGCAGCAGCCGGCGTTCTCCTTCGCATAG
- the holA gene encoding DNA polymerase III subunit delta, which produces MRLYPEKLAGHLKQQLLPVYLISGDEPLLVQECCDLVRKAARDAGCTDREIIDVVPRFKWDEILHSASSMSLFAERKLVEIRMPSGKPGADGSKALCEYLDMAAGSDDILLIVSGKIDKQSTNSKWYKALDKAAATVQIWPIEARDLPRWLQQRCSAAGLSIDNDALQLLCEQVEGNLLAAVQEVEKLKLLASDGQINAETITASVSNNARYNLFDMTDHALKGNAGTSLKMLHGLRGEGTEPAVALWALLREVRTLHQARQQVDAGQSPQQVLGGLRVWKNRMPLMQGALSRHNSVTLTALLEQASAVDGTIKGFAAGKPWDQLENLVLQLAASR; this is translated from the coding sequence ATGCGCCTGTACCCCGAGAAACTCGCCGGCCATCTCAAGCAGCAACTTCTCCCCGTTTACCTGATTAGTGGCGACGAGCCTCTGCTGGTACAGGAGTGCTGTGATTTGGTGCGCAAGGCCGCACGCGACGCCGGCTGCACCGACCGCGAAATTATCGATGTGGTGCCGCGCTTCAAGTGGGATGAAATTCTGCACAGTGCGTCCAGCATGTCACTGTTCGCCGAGCGCAAACTGGTGGAAATACGCATGCCCTCGGGCAAGCCCGGCGCCGATGGCAGCAAGGCCCTGTGCGAGTATCTCGATATGGCTGCCGGCAGCGACGACATCCTGCTGATTGTGTCCGGCAAGATCGATAAGCAGTCCACCAATAGCAAATGGTACAAGGCCCTGGACAAGGCCGCCGCCACGGTGCAGATCTGGCCCATTGAAGCCCGTGACCTGCCGCGCTGGTTGCAGCAACGCTGCAGCGCCGCCGGCCTCAGCATCGATAACGACGCTCTGCAGTTGCTGTGTGAGCAGGTGGAGGGCAATCTGCTGGCAGCGGTACAAGAAGTGGAGAAACTCAAGTTGCTGGCCAGCGATGGCCAGATCAACGCCGAGACCATTACCGCCTCGGTGTCCAATAACGCCCGCTACAACCTGTTTGATATGACCGACCATGCCCTCAAGGGCAATGCCGGCACCAGCCTGAAAATGCTCCACGGCCTGCGCGGCGAAGGCACCGAGCCGGCCGTAGCCCTGTGGGCTCTGCTCCGGGAAGTACGCACCCTGCACCAGGCCCGCCAGCAGGTCGATGCGGGGCAGTCACCCCAGCAGGTACTGGGCGGTTTGCGGGTGTGGAAAAACCGCATGCCCCTCATGCAGGGTGCACTGTCACGGCACAACAGCGTGACACTTACCGCATTGCTTGAACAGGCATCGGCCGTCGATGGCACCATCAAGGGCTTTGCCGCCGGCAAACCCTGGGACCAACTGGAAAACCTCGTTCTGCAGCTCGCCGCGAGCCGCTAA
- the lptE gene encoding LPS assembly lipoprotein LptE: MQRRLATLVIALCATAMVSGCGFHLRGSGGASVPEEWRSLFLVTSNPNSEFSREVKLRFANAGIEWADDRADANYLLVLGPERFSQRNLSLDADTRAAEFELTMRSTFSINNARGKGVMPDTTGTVIKQMENDPQNVVGKAEEIRILKAEMRSELSQQILRRIAFFAASQTPEA, from the coding sequence ATGCAGCGGCGCCTCGCCACCCTTGTTATCGCTCTTTGCGCCACAGCCATGGTATCCGGCTGTGGCTTCCACCTGCGCGGCAGCGGCGGCGCCAGTGTTCCAGAGGAATGGCGCTCGCTGTTTCTGGTCACCAGTAATCCCAACAGCGAATTCAGTCGCGAGGTGAAGCTGCGCTTCGCCAATGCCGGCATTGAATGGGCCGACGACCGCGCCGACGCCAACTATCTGCTGGTACTCGGACCGGAGCGTTTCAGCCAGCGAAACCTGTCACTGGATGCCGACACCCGAGCGGCGGAATTCGAACTGACCATGCGTTCGACATTCTCGATCAACAACGCCAGAGGCAAGGGCGTCATGCCCGACACCACCGGCACGGTGATCAAGCAGATGGAAAACGACCCCCAGAACGTCGTGGGCAAGGCCGAGGAGATCCGCATCCTCAAGGCGGAGATGCGCAGTGAACTGTCGCAGCAGATTCTGCGCCGCATCGCCTTCTTCGCCGCCAGCCAGACGCCCGAGGCCTGA
- the leuS gene encoding leucine--tRNA ligase, giving the protein MEQQYKPDILEREAQAHWLANNSFAAIKDEREKYYCLAMFPYPSGKLHMGHVRNYTIADVIARYQRMLGKNVLQPMGWDAFGLPAENAAIANNVAPASWTVQNIDHMRSQLRQLGFAYDWDREIATCKPEYYRWEQWFFTRLYEKGLVYKKMATVNWDPVDQTVLANEQVIEGRGWRSGALIERREIPQWFIRITAYAEELLAGLDNLDGWPEAVRTMQRNWIGKSRGVELAFGLDSPVADLDRIEVYTTRPDTLYGVTYVSLAAEHPISLALAADNPALASFIGECKRSSVAEADMAQAEKLGMDTGLRARHPLTGEEVPVWVANYVLMDYGSGAVMAVPAHDERDWEFAQKYQLPVKTVICDTEGQPADTSAAAYTEHGALTASGEFDGSSFDAAFEGIAARLEASGMGKITTQFRLRDWGVSRQRYWGTPIPMLNLDDGSDIPIPSDRLPSLLPEDVVMDGVASPIKADPEWRKFTLDGADCVRETDTFDTFVQSSWYYARFTCPDYTDGMLDSDEANYWLPVDQYVGGIEHAILHLLYARFFHKLMRDEGLVNSDEPFTRLLTQGMVLKDGAKMSKSKGNTVDPQALIDQYGADTVRLFSMFAAPPEQSLEWADSGVEGAHRFLKRLWKLVNGHVAAGPAPALDTSALTEQQKNARRKAHETIAKVSDDYGRRQTFNTAIAAVMELCNELGKLDDSDQSRAVLDEALRAIVLMLNPITPHICHELWPALGGTGDVLNAPWPSVDEDALTRDSIEMVVQVNGKVRAKMNIAANADKDAAEAAALAQDNVQRFLEGVTVRKVIVVPGKLVNIVAN; this is encoded by the coding sequence ATGGAGCAGCAATACAAGCCCGACATCCTGGAGCGCGAAGCCCAGGCCCACTGGCTGGCGAACAACAGTTTCGCGGCGATTAAGGATGAGCGCGAGAAGTACTACTGTCTCGCCATGTTCCCCTATCCCAGTGGCAAGCTACACATGGGACATGTGCGCAATTACACCATCGCCGATGTGATCGCCCGCTATCAGCGCATGCTGGGTAAAAACGTGCTGCAGCCCATGGGCTGGGACGCATTTGGCCTACCTGCAGAAAATGCAGCCATTGCCAATAATGTCGCCCCCGCCAGCTGGACCGTACAGAATATCGATCACATGCGCTCCCAACTGCGTCAGCTGGGCTTCGCCTACGATTGGGACCGCGAAATCGCCACCTGCAAGCCAGAGTACTATCGCTGGGAGCAATGGTTCTTTACCCGTCTTTATGAAAAGGGACTGGTTTACAAGAAAATGGCGACCGTAAACTGGGACCCGGTAGATCAAACGGTTCTTGCCAACGAGCAGGTCATCGAAGGCCGTGGCTGGCGTTCCGGCGCGCTGATCGAACGCCGTGAGATTCCTCAGTGGTTTATCCGCATTACCGCCTACGCTGAAGAATTGCTTGCGGGGCTGGACAATCTCGATGGCTGGCCAGAAGCCGTGCGCACCATGCAGCGCAACTGGATTGGCAAAAGTCGTGGCGTGGAACTGGCCTTTGGGCTGGATAGCCCAGTGGCGGACCTCGACCGCATCGAGGTGTATACCACCCGGCCCGACACCCTTTACGGTGTCACTTACGTAAGCCTGGCTGCGGAGCACCCAATCAGCCTTGCGCTGGCCGCAGACAACCCGGCACTGGCCAGCTTTATCGGCGAATGCAAGCGCAGTTCAGTCGCTGAAGCGGACATGGCTCAGGCCGAGAAACTCGGCATGGACACCGGCCTGCGCGCTCGCCACCCCCTCACCGGTGAAGAAGTACCTGTGTGGGTCGCAAACTACGTGCTCATGGACTATGGCTCAGGTGCGGTAATGGCTGTGCCGGCCCACGATGAGCGTGACTGGGAATTCGCCCAGAAATACCAATTGCCGGTGAAAACCGTTATATGCGACACCGAGGGCCAACCAGCGGACACCAGTGCGGCTGCCTACACCGAGCACGGTGCCTTGACTGCCTCTGGTGAATTCGACGGCAGCAGTTTCGATGCGGCCTTCGAAGGTATTGCCGCCCGACTGGAAGCCTCGGGCATGGGCAAGATCACAACCCAGTTCCGACTGCGTGATTGGGGCGTTTCGCGCCAGCGCTACTGGGGCACACCCATTCCCATGCTCAATCTCGACGACGGCAGCGACATTCCCATTCCGTCAGACCGCCTGCCCTCGCTGCTGCCTGAAGATGTTGTTATGGACGGTGTTGCCTCACCGATTAAAGCGGACCCTGAATGGCGTAAATTCACCCTGGACGGTGCTGACTGCGTACGGGAAACCGATACGTTCGACACCTTTGTGCAATCCTCTTGGTACTACGCCCGTTTCACATGCCCCGATTACACGGACGGCATGCTCGACAGCGACGAGGCCAACTACTGGCTACCTGTGGATCAATATGTCGGTGGCATCGAACATGCGATCCTTCACCTGCTTTATGCCCGCTTTTTCCACAAGCTAATGCGCGACGAAGGTCTTGTGAACTCCGACGAACCCTTCACTCGCCTGCTCACCCAGGGCATGGTGCTGAAGGACGGCGCCAAAATGTCCAAATCCAAGGGCAATACTGTTGACCCCCAAGCCCTGATCGATCAATACGGTGCGGATACTGTACGCCTGTTCTCGATGTTTGCAGCCCCGCCAGAGCAATCCCTGGAGTGGGCCGACTCTGGTGTTGAAGGCGCTCACCGGTTCCTCAAGCGTCTGTGGAAACTGGTTAACGGCCACGTAGCCGCAGGTCCGGCCCCGGCACTGGATACCAGCGCCCTGACCGAACAGCAGAAAAATGCCCGCCGCAAAGCGCACGAGACCATTGCCAAGGTCAGCGACGACTACGGCCGCCGCCAGACCTTTAACACCGCCATCGCCGCGGTCATGGAGTTGTGCAACGAGCTGGGCAAACTGGACGACAGCGACCAGAGCCGCGCGGTACTGGACGAAGCGTTGCGCGCCATCGTGCTAATGCTCAACCCCATCACGCCGCACATCTGCCACGAGTTATGGCCGGCGCTCGGCGGCACAGGCGACGTGCTCAATGCGCCCTGGCCCAGTGTCGACGAAGACGCACTCACCCGCGACAGCATTGAAATGGTGGTTCAGGTGAACGGCAAGGTCCGCGCCAAGATGAACATTGCCGCCAATGCCGACAAGGATGCTGCCGAAGCGGCGGCCCTGGCTCAGGACAATGTGCAGCGTTTCCTGGAAGGCGTGACCGTGCGCAAGGTGATTGTAGTACCGGGCAAATTGGTTAATATTGTTGCCAACTGA